The nucleotide sequence GACAGAAAAAATGGCTTCCGTCTGCTTGTTCCGCTGCGTGAAACCACAAAGAGAAAGCACTGAAAACGAACAATAACCCCAAAACATAAGACTATGAGCGTAACAAAAATCATCGACGAAGAAAACATCACCATCGTACAAGGAGTCAACGGCATTCTGCTACATCAGGAAGGGTGGATGAAAGAAAAGAATGACAGAAAAGGCTAAGCAAGAGGATAACCTATCCATCAACTCTTGATAAGGAATCTCTCTTTGAAAGTATAGTTGTATCCTACAAAAGAGCCTTCAAATTAGAACTAAACTCTTACCAAGTCTGTTGCGTGGATGGATAGATGTATCAAGGTATATAAAACATGGCAAACTCCACTTGCCTCCGTTTCACCAATCCTTTCAAAACTTTTCCCTTGTATCGGCAGAATGAAACATACTCTTGATAAAAGTTCCTGTTTCCAGCCTCAATTTTTCGCAGCAATCGGCTCTTGGGATGCTTGCCATATCCGAGCAATCGCCCCACGCCCACATTGTAGGCAAGCAAGGTCAGCAGCAGGGCATCCTTGCCACAGCCCTTGAAGTGTTCAAAGCATTTCCAAAGGTCGGCACGGAGCAGGGAGTCTGCCTGCCGTTCCGTCATATCCGCCGTGAAGTGCTCTCCTGGTTGCAGCCGGTGACCATATCCGACATAAGGAAAATCCTTCGGCTTATTATGAAGTCCCTCAAAGTATTTAACAATGAGGACGACACGCTCAAAAGGTGGCAAGTCTGCCAACCGCACCCTGTGCTGGGCAAGGATGGGCTGGCAGAATAAACATAAAATAAAAAATAAAGCAAAGTGTTTAGCTGTCCTCATCTTTCAATACTTTGGTAACTGTTGCGGAGGACTTTTCCTTATTTTCCGCCTTTTCGTTGTTGAAACTGAAAGTCAGTTGCTGCATTCTGCCGAAGTTGTCTTCCACATACACATCAATCGTCTGGCGGTCAGATGAGAGCGAGGTATAGTACAAGCGAAACACGTCCTTTGTAAGCGGATAACGGTCGTTAGGCTTGAAGACAGTACCGTTATCATTTCTTAGCAAGCCCTTGCCGTCAGACTGGAAATAACGTATCGTATAGCGAGTGTCAGCAAACTCACCGCCTCGCTTCAGTGTGCAGCGTATCTCAGCCGTCTGACCCCTTACGATGTCCTTCTGAACGGGCATTGTTTCCACCGTAAACGGATAAGACTGCTGAACATCCAACTCCCTATCACAAGCAGATAGGCAAAACACGGCAAGGGTCAGTACTCCCATTACCCATATCGTATTCAATATCTTCTTCATCTTTTCTTCTACTTAAAAGTTAAACCTTAGTCCAGCAGAAACAGCCGGACGGAAACAATGCACATCCGTTCCAAAGAGGAAACGTCCCTGCGCCTTTACAAGAAAGAGAACCCTGTCCGTGAGGAACACTTCCACCGAGCCATGCACGGCACCGCCATAGACAAAGCGGGAACGGTCGAGCAGTGTTGCCCCATCGGGCAGTAGCTTATTGTCCTCGTTCAGTTGCTCATAGCCACCCAAGGCGGATATGCCACCATAGAGAAACACGTTCTTACCTCTGTCGGAAAGAACAGGGTGCATATAGCCCACCTGTAAGAGTGCATCCTTGAGTTTTACGTTATAACTTCTGTACGGCATATTCTGCTGTTCATACTCTGCCATAACAAAGGTATAATTCTCACGCCCCAGATAACGGGTGAGTGCTGCTCCCATGCCGAAATTGTCAGCAGCAAGAAACTTTTCGCCTTTGATAAGCGGAACACTCCCTACGACCTCTACGCCCCTTTGCTTGGGTATCAGTCGCTGTGCCTGCGATGGCAAGCTAAAAGCCATTGCCACCGCAACGCAAACCGATAAAATGATTTTCTTCTTCATAATGTCTACCATTTCAGTTTGAGGTTATCAATCTTTTTTGCCAGTTGTAGGTCTTCTGCCGTCACATAAAAGGTCAGCGTACGACCGCCTTTTCTCTCATAGAGCGTCACTTCAAGCTGCTTGTCTTCTGCAAGAGAAAACTGTTCGAGTGCAAACACAGCGTGTTCACTACCCATGCCATGCACCTGCATCACCTGATGATAGGCACGAAGTGGCTGCAATACTTGCTCCTGTATGGCGGTGCGCTTTGCCATCTTCTTATCTACAACCTTAAAGGTGATAAAATCCACCGAGTACGGCATATTCGTGCCGTTTTCCATACGAGTGTGGAAATACAGCAAGCCGTTATGGGCATACAAGCCACGAAGCAGAAACTTCATACCGAACTGCTGTGCACCGATATGCTTGATACTACGTCTGTCGTTCTGATAGATAGTCTGCATCATCAGTTTTACTAACACAGGCGACTCGTTACCGAGTTCCTTAAAGTAAATGTCAGAGCGGTTGCTTGGCAGGCGTCCGTCCGTTGGTGACAAGAAGTCCTTCATCTCTATGCTGAGCTTCTCCGGCTCATCAGCATACTTTACGTTGAAAGCATAGAAAGAGCCGTCCTCACAGATGACACTCATATTGGTTTCCGTCTCAAAGTCCTTCACCGAAGCCTTTACACGCAGTACGTTCTCTGCATCCTCCGCCTTACCTGCAATGATGTTCTGTGAGCCCAAGTCTACATAGCGGATGGCAGAAGGGAAGATAAGATGCACGGTCTTGTCAAAGGTGACGTCAAGACCATACGGCAGTACGACACGCCCCGTTGGTATGGCACGGCTCATACCTTGAAAAAGCTCTCCCGAAGTAAGCGGACGGCTTGGTGTCAGACCATCATTGTTTTCCTGTGCTGTAGCTGTTGCTCCCACCATGGCAAGCATAGCCATTGATAAAATAATTTTCTTCATTGTTCCTTTTGTTTTGATGTTATTTTTACTTATCATTTTCGATTGTTTTATTTGGACTGAACCAAGAAAAGGCGGTAGCCACCCTTGAGCGTTACCTTAATGGTGCGCAGTTTCTTCTGAAGCAGCTGACTTGCGCCCTGCATCACCCCACGGGCAGCCTCGGAGATAATCTGGTCCTTGGCAGAGGAAGCGAAGGTAAAGGATGTGCCCATTGAACCGCCGATGTTCGCCCCGACTTCCTTAAGCGCATTGATGTCCTCCGAACCTGGTATATACACTCCTTCCTGTCCGTCTGTATCGTATGCCGAGAGTTTGACGGCTATGATATGGCCGTCCACCTCAATGCTTTTGACAAGCAGGTGCATACGGTTACCCTCAATCTTGGCGACGGCTATGAGTCGGCTCTGCCGTGGAATACGCAAGCCCTGTACCTTGGCACTTTCAAGCAGACGGAGCACGACATTATCGCCCTCTTTGAGCGTCGTTGTCCTGTCCACCACCACTTTGAGTGTATTGCGCATCGTGGGTACAGCCGTGCTTGCGAGCGAATGAAAGCCCATATTACGAGCCTTCTTGCCGTATTCCTCCATAAAGTACACATCGCTCATAGGCTGGTCAAGTGAAGAAACTATCTGCCTGTGCTCCGGCAGAACCTCCATTGCAGGCTTTTCGTTCTGCATGGTCTTGCCCTTAGCGGCTTCAGAGCCGCCTGCAGCTCCTTCCGTCTTCTCTTTTTCAGCAGTCAGACCGTTATTGAGGGTAGGTGGAGTTGATGCTTTAGGGAGATACTTCGCTGCCATCTGATAGCTCTTTTCCATCAAGGCAAGCTGCCGTTTCTCTTCATTGTCCTCCCTGCTGTCTTTGACAGAGAGTTCCTTTTTAAGGTTATCTATCTCCGAGCGCAGGGCTTCACGCTCCTGCTCGTGTGGGTCGGGAGCGTAAAAGGAGTTCAAGAGGCGATTGTTCTCTTCATAGCGATGCATGGAGCTTTCTATCTTTGCCGTAGAAGCAGCCGTCTCTGCACGCTGCGCCTCTGATGGAGCAGTGTTCTGTGCGAAATAGTCCGATAGTCTGCCCATCTCCTCGCGGGTCTGTTCCTCCTCGTGTGCCTTGTCGCCTAATTCGTAGGCTTTGAGCTTGTTTTCGGTGAGCTTTTCAGTCGTTGCCTGCGGGATGCTGTCATTGAGTCCCTGCTCCGCTGCGGTCTTATCCTTGCCCGAAGGTGCGAAGATAAACCACATCGAGAGGGCAAACAGCAGTCCCAAACCTCCGAAGACCAAGCCTTTCTTCATTTGTTCTTTCTGTTTATTATCCATTTTCCTTGATTGTTTGATGATGTTGTAGGTAAAAATTGCCGTGTAACTCGTGTAAAGTGCTGTCCGTCCGTATGGGACTGTCCGTCAGCTTTCCCGTGGGGATGGGTAGTTTCTCCGTCTTTGGAGGAAGGAAAAACTGTGC is from Prevotella melaninogenica and encodes:
- a CDS encoding glycoside hydrolase family protein — translated: MRTAKHFALFFILCLFCQPILAQHRVRLADLPPFERVVLIVKYFEGLHNKPKDFPYVGYGHRLQPGEHFTADMTERQADSLLRADLWKCFEHFKGCGKDALLLTLLAYNVGVGRLLGYGKHPKSRLLRKIEAGNRNFYQEYVSFCRYKGKVLKGLVKRRQVEFAMFYIP
- a CDS encoding DUF3872 domain-containing protein encodes the protein MKKILNTIWVMGVLTLAVFCLSACDRELDVQQSYPFTVETMPVQKDIVRGQTAEIRCTLKRGGEFADTRYTIRYFQSDGKGLLRNDNGTVFKPNDRYPLTKDVFRLYYTSLSSDRQTIDVYVEDNFGRMQQLTFSFNNEKAENKEKSSATVTKVLKDEDS
- a CDS encoding conjugal transfer protein TraO → MVDIMKKKIILSVCVAVAMAFSLPSQAQRLIPKQRGVEVVGSVPLIKGEKFLAADNFGMGAALTRYLGRENYTFVMAEYEQQNMPYRSYNVKLKDALLQVGYMHPVLSDRGKNVFLYGGISALGGYEQLNEDNKLLPDGATLLDRSRFVYGGAVHGSVEVFLTDRVLFLVKAQGRFLFGTDVHCFRPAVSAGLRFNF
- the traN gene encoding conjugative transposon protein TraN is translated as MKKIILSMAMLAMVGATATAQENNDGLTPSRPLTSGELFQGMSRAIPTGRVVLPYGLDVTFDKTVHLIFPSAIRYVDLGSQNIIAGKAEDAENVLRVKASVKDFETETNMSVICEDGSFYAFNVKYADEPEKLSIEMKDFLSPTDGRLPSNRSDIYFKELGNESPVLVKLMMQTIYQNDRRSIKHIGAQQFGMKFLLRGLYAHNGLLYFHTRMENGTNMPYSVDFITFKVVDKKMAKRTAIQEQVLQPLRAYHQVMQVHGMGSEHAVFALEQFSLAEDKQLEVTLYERKGGRTLTFYVTAEDLQLAKKIDNLKLKW
- the traM gene encoding conjugative transposon protein TraM gives rise to the protein MDNKQKEQMKKGLVFGGLGLLFALSMWFIFAPSGKDKTAAEQGLNDSIPQATTEKLTENKLKAYELGDKAHEEEQTREEMGRLSDYFAQNTAPSEAQRAETAASTAKIESSMHRYEENNRLLNSFYAPDPHEQEREALRSEIDNLKKELSVKDSREDNEEKRQLALMEKSYQMAAKYLPKASTPPTLNNGLTAEKEKTEGAAGGSEAAKGKTMQNEKPAMEVLPEHRQIVSSLDQPMSDVYFMEEYGKKARNMGFHSLASTAVPTMRNTLKVVVDRTTTLKEGDNVVLRLLESAKVQGLRIPRQSRLIAVAKIEGNRMHLLVKSIEVDGHIIAVKLSAYDTDGQEGVYIPGSEDINALKEVGANIGGSMGTSFTFASSAKDQIISEAARGVMQGASQLLQKKLRTIKVTLKGGYRLFLVQSK